The window GCACCATCTGACTGAAAATACTTGATTCGACGTCCATGGAGATTCTCAATTTGAAGACGAAATGCTCGAAAAACACTAAGTACATCAGATCGAGATTTAAGGACATAAAACCAAGAGTATTTACTGTAATCATCAAAAAAGTGAATGTAATAATGATGACCAGTAGAAGAAGTAATTGGTGCAGGACCCCAAAtatcagtatgaacaagcttAAAAGGAAAGGTGCTTTTGTGAAGAGTAGATGGAAaagaattatttattaattttccttcttgACAGGCGGAGCAAATATGACCAACATGATCATTATTAAGGGAAAAGGAAGTACTTAAAGCACGACGGATTATTGGAAAAGACGAATGCCCCAGCGTTGATGCTAGAGAACACTAGATCCGGACACAGAAAGATGAGCTTGAGGATGGTTGATATGCCTATCTCTCGGGTGAAAACAGTAGAGTCCATCTTTAACTGGTCCACGCATAAGCTCCTAGTGTGTATGACGATCCTTCACAATGAAACAATCTGGGTGAAGTTCAAAAAATCAAGTATTGTCTCTAGCGAATTTAGATATAGAAATATGTGGTGCATAAAGAATATGATTTAAGTGTAAAGGACGTTGAGAGAGTTTAAGACTAGAGGAACCAGAGGCAAGGACTGGAATTGATTTACCATCACCCACGAGAATGTGATCTGAGTGTGAGGTGTCATCATGAAAATTGAGGTTGGATATGTCAGATGTGACATGGTGTGTTGCCCCTGAGTCCATGTACCAGTCTGAATCATGAATTCCCGGATAAGCACCATGGGTCAGATGAGCCTGTGCTCCAGAAGACTGACAGAATGGAGCGGTGTGTCCTGGACGGTTGCAGATTTGGCAAATAATTGTTGAATTGGGCCGAAAGCCAGAATTGCCAAAGGCAGCTGGGCCTCTGGTAGAGTGACGGGCTGAATTGGGCCGGCCAGAAGTTAACAGCTCAAAACTGCCCTGAGGCCCGAAAGAATTACCCTGAGGCCCGAAGGAACCTGGGCCGAAGCGCGGGTCTCGGATTGAGCCCGAGTTGACCTGACCTAGATAGTTCTGACCCGAGTTCGCCTGCCCGGCCTGACCCAATCTTCTCTGCCCGACTTCTCCCCCAATCTGAAAATTAGGGTTTCCTCCATACGTTCCAGAGAGAAAATCACCCGAGCCTCCCGATCCTCCCGAGCCTCCTTTGCTGACGGAGTTCTTCTTGCCGCCGTAACCCTTCCCGGAGTTCTTCTTGCCGCCATTGCCTCCCTTCCTTCCGTCCGTGTAGAAAGCCTCTATGGGTCCTGCGCCGAGCAGACCCGAGAGCGGAGCGCTCGAAGGTGCGGCAATCGTCTGGCTTCCCTGAGCGTAAAGGCGACGCTCTTCGTGGCCAACGAGAAGAGATTGAAGTTTGTCGGTGGTGAGGGTAATCATCCGTTCCGACTGTGCTAGGACAATCGGTTCCCAAtcggggccgaaacccgtgtATATGCGTCGATTAATGTCTGCTAATGTTTTTGGTTTTCCAATTTGGGCATATCGAAGAGCATGCTCTTTCACCATTCCGATAAATTTAGCCATTGGTTGATTGCCCTTTTTTAGGTCTCGCCACTGTTGGTCGAGAAGATCTTCCTGGGCGTCGGTCTGGGTGAGAAATGAGGTCGCAAGGGAGGTCCATGCCTCCTGTGATGTCCTGGCAGTGAGAATGGTGACGCCGATCTCCTCTGTTATTGCCAACATTACACAGGTAAGTGCGAAATTGTCTCTGGACTCCCACTTGAGATAGTCAGGATTAGCACCTATAGTGCCATCAACTGCTGTGATAGTTTTGTTTGGTGCAATCGCTCGACCTTCAACATGGTCCAGCAATCCATAGGTAGCAAGTAGAGGGGTCATGATACCTTTCCAATAGAGATAGTTTCTGCCATTCAATTTGATAGGGATAGTAGGAATATTAGAGGGTGTTTGAATGATAACAGACGAGGATGAAGAGGAGATGAGTGCGGAATTATTGTCAGCCATAGAGAATGTGAGAAAGAAAAGCTGTGAGAAGAATCATAGATTAGGATCAGGAAGGATTATAGAGCAATACGGGTGTTATCCTGATTtgaggctttgataccataaaGATTGAGAAGAATTGGCTGAATCCTCACTTACTTGGTGAGGTgaaattgattgaaaataaatagtcGTATACAAGGGTCTAAAAATAGAAGTTAGTTCTAGATATGGAAACTATATATACACGACTAAAATACATAAGCTATACATAGCAAgcattgatgatgatgattcatgctaatcttctctattagatagaattaaattaaagtaaaattttaaaattttactttaaaatcaaacgaGAGTAAAATATTTCCTATTTATCTTCCAACGGTCTTTCCTTGGATGAAAAAAAGGTGCATGGAATGGACTTTTCTTAAATGGCTGGCATCGCTTTCTCTGTGGAAAGTTGTCGTTGAATATtgcatttcttcttcttttgtttttctttcggTCAATTTTTAGTTGTTTTTCTTTGTACCTTTGGCTttggatttattttatttctttgtttttcctATCGGGAAGATCTTTTTCTGATTGTTAAACGCCATTTTCTCcacaaacaaaagaagaaaaaaatgatttggTTCCGAAGGAGGCATAAGGCCTAACAtattttctccaaattttttcCTTATGAAATTTTACATTCGTCCGTGCAAATATCACTCGTTAACGAGATTCTACCCGAAAGACAGAGACCATGGATAACAtgattgttttaaaaaaaaaattcgtttACTTCCAATGTTTCATATTCCCGACTCAACCATGGCTCCCCTGTATCCCTGATCGTTAGGCGATGATTTTGTGGATCCAACACATCAATCCTTTGAAGAATAAGGGCCAGTCAACGTAGCGTCGCCAAGCCTAACGAAGTTGTCAGACGCGTCCCACCCCACCTCGCCCAGGACATGCTTAGTCCAGGTTCTAACTTGGACGCTAAGAGCATCTGCAGagctgggaaaaaaaaaaaatagggcCCAATTATCTCCACGTGGCAACTTGGGCCGGGTCATTTTTTTCACCGCGAAGTGTGCAGCATGCTCCAATAGGAGCGTGCCACGTGGACATCATGTTTGCCATTCTTTCccttttattcttatttttttaaaattgcgAAGAGCCATTGGAATGGGTTCCAACGGCcctttgcaatttttttattttttattcaaatgtattttctaatttatccttttataattgaaataaattttttgatcatatataaaattcacaaatttccttttcagaccagataaatattttttaaaaaattcatatataaatttgttaatttctatttttcgccgaaataatttttttaaaaaataattatgtaaatttattagattttattttctaaccgagaaattttttaataaaattaataaattcagTTTTTATCATCCATAAAAAAGTAGCCgttgaatttaatttttttaaacccAAAATTATTaactttgaaaattaaaaaactatttttaattcaaaactaaattgcataattaaaaataattaaaagattatGAGCTTCCAAGGTTCTCAATTAATTAAAGGGTTAATTTAATGTTTCATATTTAAATCAGATCAATACATTAATGAATGTTCGTCCATTTAACAATTATTAGTGGATaatccatatatttttttcaattataagaaCAGCTTATAAGCTAGTTTAAAGAAATGGAAAGCTAACTACAGGGACATGAGCCATCCCATTTGTGATTGGGGTATTACTTATTCATCGTGAATTAATAACACTCAACTAACATTTTTTCTTGCACCCTTTCTCAGTCCATAATAATTTGTACATATGAATTTAGTACAGAGTAACGACATTGGTTGATTCAAGTGGTTTAATGTCTCTTTTTCTTAAGTAAATCTATAAGTTTGACTcttataaatgaagaaaattcatgatttggAGAATTTTGCTCCTTAGTAGGCTAATTTGGGTTCAACTTTAATTAATAGGGTCTAATGAATTTCCAAATATCGGGCcatgaaaacagaaaaaaaaaattaatacatcGGATCCCTTCTCCCTTCAAGAAAAATAAGTGgttgttactttttttttttcttttttcatatgTCATAAAATATTTCTGAGAAACATGGAGTATACATTGAGCTCCAAATGCTCTCCCACTCCAGCTGCGCaaaataaactaattaatcatCTAAAAGGGAAAACCTCCATCATTATTGTCATCAGGCAACCCACGCCAACTAAACCATTTGAAACAAAAATGGCTTGCAGTTaatttattaatcaattctcATGAAAAATGAGCttaaaaaaattgtcaaaaacacacattaattcatctcttctttcgaCTTTTAGCTTCTTACCTTACTGGGTTAGTAGCGGACTGCAATAATTCCCACTCTCACCAGGTCATTCTCAACTGCAATTCCTACCTTCATTAATAACTCAACTGCTACTTTGAAATTTTGGTCTTTTTCCGAAGCTTAtttttcccacttcttttttcctacattttttattgtttttctatGCGATTGCAAGTTTTAATATTTAGATAACCACCCCCCAGCAAGAAACGGACTACTGGTGGATAAAGCAGAAGACAGTGATAAACATCTCGTGGCGACTGCATCAAGCTGACACTGGACCGAGGATTACTTTCAACTAATAAACTCGTTAGGACATCTCACGATCTCACTAAAAAAGGTACAAAACAGTAAACGGTGGCCGATACTAAAAGTTTTTCTCCCCTGTATCCTTTTATTAATGGCAATGCCCTCAACATCCATTATTGAAGACACAAGCAGAGCATCTCCATATACATCAAAAGTTAAAAAGCATCCTCATAAACATGAAAATATCCACTTCGCAAGCACAACCAACAACAGCAACAAAATACAGAGGAGCTCTGCTGGGAAATTACTCCATTTCCAGGCTGAGGACTCCCCTTACTTTGGCTTTATCATCTCCAGGACCTTGCACCAGGCAGGTCGGGACGAGATATCGGCGACCCAGGCGCTAACCTTCGGCCTTGCGTCGAAGATCTTCCTGACCTGGGTGGGCATGAGGTAGTTCAGGGTCGGCAGGTGGTGGAGGTCAGCGAGGGTGAAGCAGTCCCCACCAAGGTACTTGGACTGAGACAGGCGGGCCTCGTACACATCCAGGACCTTTGCGAGCTTGTGCTCGTACTCCTCCACTACTGCTGCATCGGTTTGTATCCCCAGCAGGGGATTAATCGCCAGCTCAAACTGCAGCTTCAACGCTGCTGGGTCGTACTGTTGGGCCTCCACTTCCATCCACACGGAAACGGTCGCCATTTCCTTGCCGGGGATCACCAGCGGAGTTCCCTTGTCCGCGTATGTGTGAGCTATGTACTGGGTGATCGCCCTCGACTCTACAGAGAAATCAAATAATCCTCTAAGTTTCACGATCGTGTTTGCACCAT of the Punica granatum isolate Tunisia-2019 chromosome 6, ASM765513v2, whole genome shotgun sequence genome contains:
- the LOC116211493 gene encoding glutathione S-transferase PARB-like; this encodes MAVLKVHGNPISSATWRVLACLYEKELDFEFVMVDLRSGEHKKEPFLSLNPFGLVPAFEDGDLKLFESRAITQYIAHTYADKGTPLVIPGKEMATVSVWMEVEAQQYDPAALKLQFELAINPLLGIQTDAAVVEEYEHKLAKVLDVYEARLSQSKYLGGDCFTLADLHHLPTLNYLMPTQVRKIFDARPKVSAWVADISSRPAWCKVLEMIKPK